In a genomic window of Thermoprotei archaeon:
- a CDS encoding transposase, with protein sequence MEAVKSYGIPIEAPKDLIEEYFKVKRKALDAIFSHVKISEKAHLEFDRKDRRELRDELLREWKYSKHYVDSAMNSVVGLVKGWITLYNKGKAEGKPEITKRTVYIKSTLFSFRNGILKVSIEPNKRYLEVDLSKCSWIPRDFDKVGGLLMTEKELIITVKKRVEPKAEKWASFDVNLTNVMAFIDGEVKRYDLRELYHIHRVYEVKRQRIQKLSKIKPLTSKRLLEKYSGREKNRAEDFMHKLTTQIAGELKEKNCGAILENLKGVKGRILNKSKDMNRKLSKWNARTFQFMLEYKLKWLNLPVKYVNPANSSKTCPVCSGSMASYLGRIMRCEECGLTMDRNIIAVLNLQMRGIGFSPRALNELIEREGLSRNKSNNSLCISTQLRTQY encoded by the coding sequence ATGGAGGCAGTTAAGAGCTACGGGATCCCAATAGAGGCTCCGAAGGATTTAATCGAAGAATACTTCAAAGTTAAGCGGAAGGCTTTAGACGCAATCTTCTCGCACGTTAAAATTTCCGAGAAGGCTCACCTCGAATTCGATAGAAAGGATAGGAGAGAGCTTAGAGATGAACTGCTACGGGAGTGGAAATACTCCAAACACTACGTTGATTCAGCAATGAACTCTGTCGTAGGACTTGTTAAGGGCTGGATAACCCTTTATAACAAGGGGAAAGCTGAAGGTAAGCCTGAGATAACTAAGAGGACAGTCTACATCAAGAGCACGCTTTTCAGCTTCAGAAACGGCATACTGAAGGTAAGCATTGAACCTAATAAGCGTTATCTTGAGGTTGACTTGAGTAAGTGTTCGTGGATTCCGAGAGACTTTGATAAAGTCGGTGGACTACTTATGACTGAGAAGGAGCTGATAATTACAGTTAAGAAGAGGGTTGAGCCGAAGGCTGAGAAGTGGGCATCATTTGACGTTAACTTAACGAACGTGATGGCGTTCATAGATGGCGAGGTTAAGCGCTATGACTTAAGAGAGCTCTACCATATTCATAGAGTTTATGAGGTTAAAAGACAGAGGATACAAAAGTTATCTAAGATTAAGCCTCTAACCTCAAAGAGACTATTAGAGAAGTACTCTGGACGTGAGAAGAATAGAGCCGAGGACTTCATGCACAAACTAACCACGCAGATTGCGGGGGAGCTCAAGGAGAAGAACTGCGGAGCAATACTTGAAAACCTGAAAGGTGTAAAGGGGCGAATCCTCAACAAGTCTAAAGACATGAATAGAAAGCTCTCAAAGTGGAACGCAAGAACATTCCAGTTTATGCTCGAATACAAGCTGAAGTGGCTTAACCTACCAGTAAAATACGTTAACCCAGCCAACTCGTCTAAAACCTGCCCGGTCTGCTCAGGAAGCATGGCTTCCTATCTGGGCAGGATAATGAGATGCGAAGAATGCGGACTAACAATGGATAGAAATATCATAGCGGTGTTGAACCTTCAGATGCGGGGAATTGGGTTCTCCCCGAGAGCCCTCAACGAATTAATCGAGAGGGAAGGGTTAAGTAGGAATAAAAGTAACAATTCACTATGCATTTCTACTCAACTCAGAACCCAATATTGA
- a CDS encoding helix-turn-helix domain-containing protein, with protein MSGDYEELLRPKDVAKIFNISVKTLWEWQRKGIIRAVRLPTGKLRYPKSEVERLWRQLRATGSQ; from the coding sequence ATGTCTGGAGATTACGAAGAACTGCTTAGACCAAAGGATGTTGCAAAGATATTCAACATCTCAGTTAAGACTCTCTGGGAGTGGCAAAGGAAAGGCATTATTAGAGCAGTTAGGCTCCCAACTGGCAAGCTGAGATATCCCAAGAGCGAAGTTGAGAGGCTATGGAGGCAGTTAAGAGCTACGGGATCCCAATAG
- a CDS encoding helix-turn-helix transcriptional regulator has protein sequence MAAESSEIEIKISGIVRLYILITLESSPIHGYKLMKELEKRLGKKPSAAQVYPFLIELEKNGYLIIREEGKRRKKVYELTQRGHELTQHILSRVFSILDAALGTRLKVCINCGCKIYEGGYTINIKGKTLTFCCEHCAHSYFETHPTFVAD, from the coding sequence GTGGCAGCTGAAAGTTCTGAGATTGAGATTAAAATATCTGGTATAGTAAGGTTGTATATTCTTATCACATTAGAATCATCGCCCATTCATGGCTATAAGTTAATGAAAGAGTTAGAGAAGAGACTTGGAAAAAAGCCTAGCGCTGCTCAAGTTTACCCATTTTTAATAGAGCTTGAGAAAAATGGTTACTTAATAATACGCGAAGAGGGAAAAAGAAGGAAAAAGGTTTATGAGCTTACACAGCGTGGTCATGAACTCACCCAACATATACTTTCTAGAGTTTTCTCAATTTTAGATGCCGCATTAGGTACAAGATTAAAGGTATGTATTAATTGTGGTTGTAAAATCTATGAGGGAGGTTACACAATAAATATTAAAGGTAAGACTCTCACATTTTGCTGTGAACATTGTGCACATAGCTATTTTGAAACACACCCTACGTTTGTTGCTGATTAA
- a CDS encoding heavy metal translocating P-type ATPase, producing MAKDPVCGMYVDENKTPFKVERRGVTYYFCSQNCLDVFLRPEKELKYLKMMTIFALVIGGLVAFLEYVYPINWILPNYLWLFILATPVQFIAGWKFYLGTRDAIKAKQANMDSLIAIGTTAAWLYSTIYTFQSLKWIPGILPKVTGGGPEVYFTEGGLIIGFILLGKTMEHIVKGRASEAIRKLLDLQPKMARILKNGMEVEVPVENVTVGDILVVKPGEKIPVDGIIIDGYSSVDQSIVTGESIPVEKSVGDEVIGASINKTGVLKIKATKVGSETTLAQIVKMVEEAIVSKTPIQRLADIVSSYFVPAVIAIAIVAFALWYFIFGLPLGLALTIMIAVLIIACPCALGIATPAAIMIGASKGAQHGILIKSGEYLEKACKINTIVFDKTGTLTKGQPSVTDVIAFNGFKEREVLEFAAIAEKGSEHPLGEAIAKYADERGINPEYPETFEAIPGCGIKAFYRGNEILLGNRKLMMDFGVNVEIIEEMLKNLENEGKTTMILAIDRKISGMIAVSDTLKEHTIEAINELKKMGIEVIMLTGDNERTAHAIAKKLGIQRVLAEVLPGEKAKVIKKLKDEGKIVAMVGDGINDAPALAAADVGIAIGSGTDIAKETGGIILIKDDIRDVVMAIELSKITIRKIKENLFWAFFYNIALIPVAAGALYPVLRLLLNPIFAAIAMALSSITVVSNSLLLNTYKPSILRRTK from the coding sequence GTGGCTAAGGATCCTGTATGCGGTATGTATGTTGATGAAAATAAGACACCGTTTAAAGTAGAGAGGAGAGGTGTTACCTATTACTTCTGCAGTCAAAACTGTCTAGATGTTTTTCTTAGGCCAGAGAAAGAACTAAAATATCTTAAAATGATGACTATTTTTGCACTTGTAATAGGTGGTTTAGTGGCATTTCTTGAATACGTATATCCGATTAATTGGATTCTGCCTAACTATCTTTGGTTATTTATTTTAGCAACACCAGTTCAGTTTATTGCTGGTTGGAAATTCTATCTGGGTACTAGGGATGCTATAAAAGCAAAACAAGCAAATATGGATAGCTTAATAGCAATTGGGACCACAGCAGCATGGCTTTATAGTACTATCTATACATTTCAGAGCCTAAAATGGATTCCCGGAATTCTTCCAAAAGTAACTGGAGGTGGCCCGGAGGTTTACTTTACAGAGGGCGGTTTGATCATAGGGTTTATTCTGCTTGGTAAAACTATGGAGCACATCGTAAAAGGAAGAGCTTCTGAAGCAATTAGGAAATTGCTTGATCTTCAGCCAAAGATGGCGAGAATTCTAAAGAATGGTATGGAAGTTGAAGTCCCAGTTGAAAATGTCACTGTCGGGGATATTCTTGTTGTGAAACCTGGAGAAAAGATTCCAGTTGATGGTATAATAATTGATGGTTATTCTTCTGTTGATCAGTCTATCGTCACTGGTGAGAGCATACCAGTTGAAAAAAGTGTTGGAGATGAAGTAATAGGGGCTTCTATAAATAAGACTGGTGTGCTTAAAATTAAAGCAACAAAGGTCGGGTCAGAGACTACATTAGCTCAAATTGTAAAAATGGTTGAAGAAGCAATTGTATCAAAGACTCCGATACAAAGATTAGCTGATATAGTTTCTTCATATTTTGTACCTGCAGTTATTGCTATAGCAATAGTAGCATTTGCACTTTGGTATTTTATATTTGGATTACCTCTTGGTTTAGCTCTAACTATAATGATTGCTGTATTAATTATCGCATGTCCATGCGCCTTAGGCATAGCTACACCCGCTGCTATAATGATTGGAGCAAGTAAAGGCGCGCAACATGGGATATTAATTAAAAGTGGAGAATATCTTGAGAAAGCATGCAAAATAAATACAATAGTTTTTGATAAGACAGGGACGCTCACAAAGGGTCAACCTTCAGTTACTGATGTAATAGCATTTAATGGATTTAAAGAGAGGGAAGTCCTAGAATTTGCTGCTATTGCTGAGAAAGGTTCTGAACATCCGTTAGGAGAGGCTATAGCAAAATATGCAGATGAAAGAGGCATTAATCCAGAATACCCAGAAACATTTGAGGCAATACCTGGGTGCGGAATAAAAGCATTTTACAGAGGGAATGAAATACTCCTTGGAAATAGAAAATTAATGATGGATTTTGGAGTAAATGTTGAGATTATAGAAGAAATGCTAAAGAATCTTGAGAATGAAGGCAAAACAACGATGATATTAGCCATAGATAGAAAGATTTCAGGCATGATAGCCGTCTCTGATACTTTAAAAGAACATACAATTGAGGCAATAAATGAACTTAAAAAGATGGGAATCGAAGTAATTATGCTAACTGGAGATAATGAAAGAACTGCCCATGCAATAGCGAAAAAACTTGGTATTCAGAGAGTTCTTGCAGAGGTTTTACCTGGTGAAAAAGCTAAGGTGATTAAGAAACTTAAGGATGAAGGGAAAATTGTAGCTATGGTTGGGGATGGAATAAATGATGCTCCAGCATTAGCTGCAGCTGATGTAGGAATAGCCATTGGGAGTGGTACAGATATAGCAAAAGAAACTGGTGGAATCATACTAATTAAAGATGATATAAGAGATGTTGTAATGGCAATAGAACTTAGTAAAATAACTATCAGGAAAATCAAGGAGAACCTGTTCTGGGCTTTCTTCTATAATATAGCACTCATACCAGTTGCTGCAGGAGCACTTTATCCTGTGCTTAGATTACTTTTGAACCCAATATTTGCAGCAATAGCCATGGCATTAAGCTCTATAACTGTAGTATCAAACTCATTATTACTCAATACATACAAACCTTCAATATTAAGGAGAACCAAGTGA
- a CDS encoding ATP-binding protein: MLFDPRPKTKKEDLFDREKEFEMLNNNVDLPMIIITGIRRIGKSSLLNIFLEEVKIPGLILDLRSLPDNYGNKDIYYLLSKALTSKMDKFIDILKSISSIKILGNEIEIKWRGRGALTLSSLFDNLNRRRVIIAFDEAQRLRGPRSSEFLNAIAHAYDYNKNITFIFTGSEIGLLYDFLKIEKPASPLYGRYYFNLTIERFSHDTSRDFLEQGFKEYDIKVNKDIIEEVVNFFDGIPGWLTFFGNEYVRGNKNLELIKDAAVNIALEELNNLVKKRGSKRYATVLKAIAKGEDSWSKIKRYVEEKEGITVSTSILSNVLNSLEELSIIKNYRFLDPIYRIAALKLN; encoded by the coding sequence ATGTTATTTGATCCAAGACCAAAAACTAAGAAGGAGGACTTATTTGATAGGGAAAAAGAATTCGAGATGCTAAATAATAATGTTGATCTGCCGATGATTATAATTACAGGCATTAGAAGAATAGGTAAATCTTCGTTATTAAACATATTCTTAGAAGAAGTTAAAATCCCAGGTTTAATACTTGATTTAAGAAGCTTACCAGATAACTATGGAAATAAGGACATTTATTATTTATTATCAAAGGCTTTAACTTCAAAAATGGATAAGTTTATTGATATTCTTAAAAGTATCTCATCAATAAAAATATTGGGTAATGAGATAGAAATAAAATGGAGAGGGAGAGGTGCATTAACACTTTCCTCTCTGTTTGATAATTTAAATAGACGAAGAGTTATAATAGCTTTTGATGAAGCGCAAAGATTAAGAGGACCAAGATCAAGTGAATTTCTGAATGCAATAGCACATGCTTATGATTACAATAAGAACATAACTTTCATTTTCACTGGTTCAGAAATTGGCTTACTCTATGACTTTTTAAAGATAGAAAAACCTGCTTCTCCACTTTATGGTAGATATTATTTTAATTTAACAATAGAAAGATTCTCTCACGATACTTCAAGAGACTTTTTAGAGCAAGGATTTAAAGAATATGATATTAAAGTAAATAAAGATATTATAGAAGAAGTAGTAAATTTCTTTGATGGAATACCGGGCTGGTTAACATTCTTTGGAAATGAATATGTTAGAGGTAATAAAAATTTAGAATTAATTAAAGACGCAGCAGTAAATATAGCTTTAGAAGAGCTTAATAATCTAGTTAAAAAAAGAGGTAGTAAACGTTATGCCACAGTATTAAAAGCTATTGCTAAAGGAGAAGATAGTTGGAGTAAAATAAAGAGGTATGTTGAAGAAAAAGAAGGAATAACAGTATCCACAAGCATACTCTCAAACGTTCTTAACAGTTTAGAAGAACTAAGCATAATTAAAAACTATAGATTTTTAGATCCAATATATAGAATAGCCGCGCTTAAGCTCAACTAG
- a CDS encoding YHS domain-containing protein — protein MSIDPVCGMEVSEGSKWKSEYNGIVYYFCSEHCFREFQKDPGKYVSTMKRESKIHKHH, from the coding sequence ATGTCAATAGATCCTGTCTGTGGAATGGAGGTTTCTGAAGGAAGCAAATGGAAGTCTGAATATAATGGTATTGTGTATTATTTTTGTAGCGAACATTGTTTTAGAGAGTTTCAGAAAGATCCTGGAAAATATGTTTCTACTATGAAACGGGAAAGTAAGATTCATAAGCATCATTAA
- a CDS encoding helix-turn-helix domain-containing protein, which translates to MKEELLRPKDVAKKFGISVKTLWKWQKKGIIRAVRLPTGKLRYPRSEVERLWKQLKATGSQ; encoded by the coding sequence ATGAAAGAAGAACTACTTAGACCAAAAGATGTTGCTAAGAAGTTCGGTATCTCAGTTAAAACGCTCTGGAAGTGGCAGAAGAAAGGCATTATTAGAGCAGTTAGGCTTCCAACTGGTAAGCTACGCTACCCGAGGAGCGAAGTTGAAAGGCTATGGAAGCAGTTAAAAGCTACAGGATCCCAGTAG
- a CDS encoding transposase, whose protein sequence is MEAVKSYRIPVEVPKDLIEEYFKVKQKALDTIFSHVKISKKAHLNLKAEDRRELRDELLREWKYSKHYVDSVINSVIGLVKGWITLYNRGKANEPPEITKKTVYIKSTLFSFRNGILKISIEPNKRYLGVDLSECSWIPKDFDKVGGLLMTEKELIITVKKRVEPKAEKWASFDVNLTNITAFIDGEIKRYDLRGLYHIHRVYEVKRQRMQKLSKIKPLTSKRLLEKYSKREKNRAKDFMHKLTTHIARELREKDCGAILENLKGIKGRILNGSRKNNRKLSKWNARTFQLMLEYKLKWLNLPVKYVNPANSSKTCPACSGSMASYLGRIMRCEECGLTMDRDVVAVLNLQMRGIGFSPRALNKLIEREGLSRNKSNNSLCIPT, encoded by the coding sequence ATGGAAGCAGTTAAAAGCTACAGGATCCCAGTAGAGGTTCCAAAAGATTTAATCGAAGAATACTTCAAAGTTAAGCAGAAGGCTTTAGACACAATCTTCTCACACGTTAAAATTTCTAAGAAGGCTCACCTTAACTTGAAAGCTGAGGATAGGAGAGAGCTTAGGGATGAACTGCTACGAGAGTGGAAATACTCAAAGCATTACGTTGACTCAGTAATAAACTCCGTTATCGGATTGGTTAAGGGCTGGATAACACTATATAATAGGGGGAAAGCGAATGAGCCTCCTGAGATAACTAAAAAAACCGTTTACATTAAGAGCACGCTCTTCAGCTTCAGAAATGGTATACTGAAGATAAGCATTGAACCGAACAAACGTTATCTTGGGGTTGACTTGAGTGAGTGTTCGTGGATTCCAAAAGACTTTGATAAAGTCGGTGGACTACTTATGACTGAGAAGGAGTTGATAATTACGGTTAAGAAGAGGGTTGAGCCCAAAGCTGAGAAGTGGGCTTCCTTCGATGTTAACTTAACGAACATAACAGCTTTCATAGATGGCGAGATCAAGCGCTATGACTTGAGGGGGCTCTACCATATTCACAGAGTTTATGAGGTTAAAAGACAGAGGATGCAAAAGTTATCTAAGATTAAGCCTCTAACATCAAAGAGACTATTAGAGAAGTACTCTAAGCGTGAGAAGAATAGAGCCAAGGACTTCATGCACAAACTAACCACGCACATTGCGAGGGAGCTCAGGGAGAAGGACTGCGGAGCAATACTTGAAAACCTGAAAGGTATAAAGGGGCGAATTCTTAACGGCTCAAGGAAAAATAACAGAAAGCTCTCAAAGTGGAACGCAAGAACATTCCAACTCATGCTCGAATACAAGCTGAAGTGGCTTAACTTACCAGTGAAATACGTTAACCCAGCTAACTCATCTAAAACCTGCCCAGCCTGCTCAGGAAGCATGGCTTCCTATCTGGGCAGGATAATGAGGTGCGAAGAATGCGGTTTAACGATGGATAGGGATGTTGTAGCGGTGTTGAACCTTCAGATGCGGGGAATTGGGTTCTCCCCGAGAGCCCTCAACAAATTAATCGAGAGGGAAGGGTTAAGTAGGAATAAAAGCAACAATTCACTATGCATTCCTACTTAA
- a CDS encoding winged helix-turn-helix transcriptional regulator, which produces MELDEFDKRIINMLMQDARITISDMSKKINVPRTTIMYRLGKLEEEGYIKKYTAIPDYKKLGYNFIAYVLLRVKRERSISGRSSQVVLAEKILESTKSSDKLPYVEEAQIITGQYDILLKIRAKKWEDISRFLIVHLAEFEEIEHSETMLVLETVGEHVQPNIK; this is translated from the coding sequence ATGGAGCTTGATGAATTTGATAAACGTATCATAAACATGCTAATGCAAGATGCAAGAATAACGATAAGTGATATGTCTAAAAAGATAAATGTTCCGCGTACAACGATTATGTACAGACTAGGAAAACTTGAAGAAGAAGGTTATATAAAAAAATATACTGCAATACCGGATTATAAAAAATTAGGATACAATTTCATAGCTTACGTACTTTTGCGTGTTAAAAGGGAGAGAAGTATTTCAGGTAGATCGAGCCAGGTGGTATTAGCAGAAAAAATACTCGAAAGCACAAAATCTTCAGACAAATTACCTTATGTAGAAGAAGCGCAAATAATAACAGGACAATATGACATATTACTAAAAATTAGAGCAAAAAAATGGGAGGATATTTCTAGATTTCTAATAGTGCATCTAGCGGAATTCGAAGAAATAGAGCACTCTGAAACAATGTTAGTGCTTGAAACAGTAGGAGAACACGTACAACCGAACATAAAATGA
- a CDS encoding DUF5679 domain-containing protein has translation MVQGFCVKCKAIREIKNPVNVTLKNGKPAIKGTCSVCGTTMVVIGKKL, from the coding sequence ATGGTTCAAGGATTTTGTGTAAAATGTAAAGCAATACGAGAAATAAAGAACCCAGTTAACGTAACACTAAAGAACGGAAAACCTGCGATCAAGGGCACGTGTTCAGTTTGCGGAACAACAATGGTAGTCATAGGCAAAAAGCTATAA
- a CDS encoding CBS domain-containing protein produces the protein MTIKVKDLMRKDVITVNADDTIVNVAKTMKQKSVGYAIALKDNKPIGIITERDITWKIVAENLDPQQVKVSAIASYPIISVDPDSDLSLAADLMEKHNIRRLPVIKDNTIYGIITATDIVKHFNQYVKKAILEIIHYTIPGVL, from the coding sequence ATGACAATAAAAGTTAAAGATCTGATGCGAAAGGATGTAATTACAGTCAACGCCGATGATACAATAGTAAACGTTGCAAAAACTATGAAACAGAAAAGTGTAGGATATGCAATAGCACTAAAGGACAATAAACCAATCGGAATTATTACTGAACGTGACATCACGTGGAAAATTGTTGCAGAAAACCTAGATCCTCAACAAGTAAAAGTTTCTGCAATAGCATCATACCCTATTATATCCGTAGACCCAGATTCTGATTTAAGCCTCGCAGCTGACTTAATGGAAAAACACAACATACGAAGATTACCAGTGATAAAGGATAACACGATTTATGGAATAATCACGGCAACGGACATTGTAAAACACTTTAATCAATACGTTAAAAAAGCAATACTGGAAATTATTCATTACACAATACCCGGAGTATTATAA
- a CDS encoding ABC transporter ATP-binding protein: MSYDVVIDVRNLVKHYGNVVALDGISFQVKKGEIYGLLGPNGAGKTTTLRIVSGLLEPTSGSVRVLGLDPVSDPVGVKRLIGYVPENPMLYDSLTPREFFEFVLSVRGLRDNVVVERLNKLIEAFNLVDYMNQLIASLSLGTRQKVAVIAGLVHNPSLLILDEPLNGLDARSSRIVKDLLNIHVSNGGSVLFSTHIMEVAEHICHRVGIIHKGRIIAEGTVNELREKIHEAGASLEEIFLKVTEQDEAITEIVKALKEAFNK, from the coding sequence ATGAGTTATGATGTGGTTATAGATGTTCGGAATCTTGTGAAGCATTATGGTAATGTTGTTGCTCTTGATGGTATTAGTTTTCAGGTTAAGAAAGGTGAGATTTATGGTTTGCTTGGGCCTAACGGTGCTGGAAAGACTACTACTCTTAGAATAGTTTCTGGATTGCTTGAGCCTACTAGTGGTAGTGTTCGTGTATTGGGCCTTGATCCTGTTTCCGATCCTGTAGGTGTGAAACGTTTAATAGGTTATGTGCCTGAGAATCCTATGCTTTATGATTCGCTCACACCTAGGGAGTTTTTTGAATTTGTGTTATCTGTGAGAGGTCTTCGTGATAATGTTGTAGTTGAGCGACTTAACAAGCTTATTGAAGCGTTTAATCTGGTTGATTATATGAACCAGCTTATCGCTTCTCTTTCTTTAGGCACTAGACAGAAGGTTGCTGTTATTGCTGGTCTTGTTCATAATCCATCATTGCTTATTCTTGATGAGCCTTTAAATGGGTTAGATGCACGTTCATCACGTATTGTTAAAGATTTGCTTAATATTCATGTAAGCAATGGCGGCTCTGTGCTATTTTCAACCCATATTATGGAGGTTGCCGAGCACATATGCCATAGAGTTGGTATAATTCATAAAGGTAGGATCATTGCTGAGGGGACTGTTAATGAGCTTAGAGAGAAAATCCACGAGGCTGGAGCATCTTTGGAAGAAATATTTCTTAAAGTTACTGAGCAAGATGAAGCCATTACTGAAATTGTGAAGGCTCTTAAAGAGGCGTTTAATAAATGA
- a CDS encoding helix-turn-helix domain-containing protein, whose product MRRGISVIEHTHATTILILLFEQGPLTVTSIMEEGNINRTTFYSTLPVLLKSGLVVEDREEFFPRRRIIKLTERGRKVAEFLIKIRDILDL is encoded by the coding sequence ATGAGAAGAGGTATATCAGTAATTGAACATACACATGCTACAACAATACTCATATTATTATTTGAACAGGGGCCTCTCACAGTTACTAGCATTATGGAGGAGGGTAACATTAACCGTACAACATTTTACTCTACACTCCCTGTCCTCCTTAAGAGCGGTTTGGTCGTAGAGGATAGGGAAGAGTTTTTTCCTAGAAGAAGAATCATAAAATTAACCGAACGAGGTCGTAAAGTTGCTGAATTTTTAATTAAAATTAGAGACATTCTTGACCTTTAG
- a CDS encoding alcohol dehydrogenase catalytic domain-containing protein, producing MKALMFEKNGLENLKVLDAEKPSLGSHEVLVKVVRASVNPIDYSTVTAIRNVRPLPHIPGAEFAGFIEKVGDHVVNVKPGDRVIVYNRIFDGTCDMCVSGYEMLCRNGGIIGVISNGGFAEYALVSENNVFKIEDNVDWDIAASLPVGALTSYHAFKQVSISPGDLVVVIGASGNTGIFAVQFAKMMGAKVVAVSRKQWIKDFGADEVTELQNASEIVERISDGKMADVVIDPLGSSTMEFSMKLLGLNGKLITFGALTGDELKVPIRTLYSRQLKLIGSTGGTRRELLDIIKLANDGKFKVKIWKKYNLDQGIEALVSLFSKDRDGKIMITI from the coding sequence ATGAAAGCTTTGATGTTTGAAAAGAATGGTTTAGAAAATTTAAAAGTCTTAGATGCGGAAAAACCTTCTCTAGGGAGTCATGAAGTTTTAGTGAAAGTTGTTAGGGCTAGCGTAAATCCTATAGATTATAGTACGGTCACTGCGATAAGAAATGTGAGACCATTACCACATATACCTGGGGCAGAGTTTGCTGGATTCATAGAGAAAGTTGGTGATCATGTTGTAAACGTTAAACCTGGGGATAGAGTTATTGTTTATAATAGGATTTTTGACGGAACATGTGACATGTGTGTTTCAGGTTACGAGATGCTTTGCAGGAATGGTGGTATAATAGGTGTAATTTCTAACGGTGGGTTTGCAGAGTATGCTCTGGTTTCTGAAAATAATGTGTTTAAAATCGAAGATAATGTTGATTGGGACATTGCTGCTAGTTTACCGGTAGGAGCGTTAACCTCATATCATGCCTTTAAGCAAGTTTCGATTTCTCCTGGAGATTTAGTTGTAGTAATAGGAGCTTCAGGCAATACTGGTATTTTTGCTGTACAATTTGCAAAAATGATGGGGGCAAAGGTTGTTGCTGTATCGAGGAAGCAATGGATTAAGGATTTTGGCGCTGATGAAGTTACTGAGCTACAAAATGCTAGTGAGATCGTAGAAAGAATAAGTGATGGGAAAATGGCTGATGTTGTTATTGATCCGCTAGGATCGAGTACTATGGAATTTAGCATGAAACTTTTAGGTTTAAATGGTAAGCTTATAACATTTGGTGCATTGACTGGTGATGAACTGAAAGTTCCAATTAGAACTTTATACTCTAGACAACTCAAACTTATAGGATCTACTGGCGGAACTAGGAGAGAACTTTTAGATATTATTAAATTAGCTAATGATGGAAAATTTAAAGTGAAGATATGGAAAAAGTATAATCTAGATCAAGGAATTGAAGCACTTGTAAGTTTGTTCTCAAAAGATAGAGACGGAAAAATCATGATCACCATCTAA